The genomic region tctcaacattggggcccctcaggggtgtatgctcagtcccctcatgttactcccttttcacccacgactgcgtggccaaacacgactccaacaccatcattaagtttgctgacgacacaacagtgtgaTTACCGACAacattgagacagtctatagggaggaggtcacagaccaggcagtgtggtgccaggacaacaacctctccctcaatgtgagcaagaccaaagagctaatcgtggacaacaggaaaaggcgggccctACAagtccccattaacatcaacggggctgtagtggagcgggtcaagagttgtaagttccttggtgtccacatcaccaacgaactattatggtccaaacataccaagagtTGTAACGCttgcacgacaacaccttttcaccctcaggagactgaaaagatttggcatgggtccccagatactCCCAAAAATTGTACAGcttcaccatcgagagcatcctgaccggttgcatcaccacctggtatggcaactgctcggcatctgaccgtaaggcgctacaaagtatagtgcgtacgacccagtacatcactggggctaagcttcctgcaaACCAGGACCTATTATCTCGGCGGTGTCTgaggaaagcccaaaaaattatcagagactccagtcacccaaatcatagactgttatctctgcAACCGCACAGCAAGAGGTCTTGGACCAAAAggtttcttaacagcttctaccccaaagccataagactgcagagcaattaatcaaatggccacccggactatttacattgaccccaccCCCCAAGCCCGTCCACCCCACCTACcgacatgtacaaatgacctcgaataaacggtacccctgcacattgactcggtaccccgtATATTGCCTCgttgttgttattttattttgtgttactttttattttttacttcagtttatttggtaaatacttAACTTTTTCATGATctacattgttgtttaagggcttgtaagtaagcatttcacaataaGGTCTACACCAGttttatttggcgcatgtgacaaatagttTGATTTGATCAAATTATCAAAATTAAAGGCAAGTTCTTCCTATTATGGACAGATTGGTAATTGTGCGCTTGCCAAGGTGTGCAATGTTAACATTGTATATACCTGTGTTCACACCTTACCATCTACCCACAGCCAAACCTGTACCCCACAGTGGGCCTGCAGACTCCTGGAGAGATTGTGGATGCTAACTTTGGCCAGCAGCCCTTTGTGTTTGACATTGAGGACTATATGAGTGAATGGAGGGCTAAGATCCATGGCATGATCGCCCGCTTCCCTATCGGCGAGAGACTGGGGGAGTGGCAGGCAGTGCTGCAGAAGTAAGGGATCCTTATCAACATGACACTTTTCACCCTAACAGACTACTGTGTCTTTCTCTACTACTGTAAGGCTAAACCATGTCTTTGATTCTTCCAGTATGGTATCCACCTACCTGGTGCATCATGGGTACTGTGCTACGGCCACAGCCTTCGCCAGGGCTACGGAGACCTTGATCCAGGAGGACCAGACCTCCATAAAGAACCGGCAGAGTGAGAAGCACACACAGGCTCCACACTGACAGTACCACAGAAACACTGAGGACCAATCAGAGTCATACATTTACTCACAGTCATGCATTCAATTAGTTTTGAATGATAATATTCTTCTTTCTACTCACAGGAATACAGAAGCTGGTATTGGCAGGGCGTGTTGGAGAGGCCATCGAAGCCACACAGCAGCTGTACCCTGGACTTCTAGAACACAACCCCAATCTACTCTTCATGTTGAAGTGAGCAGCCTTGAACCAACTATGGGACTTTTATGGGAGTGTTAATCAAAAGGTTACATTTAAGAAGTATTGGAATTGTAAGGCTTAAATAAGCTGCTGGTCTTATAGTGTCTTTGCAGGCTCAATCAGGCACATACAGCACAACCACAGGAGCATTTTGTCAGTAAAGCTCTGGCCTGCTGcccagctgtgtgtttatggCACAAAGACATTAGATGACATTAATAAATACTGTGGTCTGCTGAGAGACATTTGGAGATGCAGACCCACAGCTTGGTGGCCATTTTTTATGGCTCTCTTATAGAGGAAGAGGGGCTTGTTGTAGCAGttacacagagagggaggagggggcagggtAAGCACAAGGTCACAGTTGTTGCTGCCGAGGGAACTCCTGATTTGATTGGTCATGCCTGTTGCTCCATTTTGTCATGGAAGACGagtgagaagaacagaacaggcgCTGATCTGTTTGACATTCATCCGGTCATAGTGACATGTATCCATAAAGCCAGATACTCATACTCCGTAACCAGTCTGACTTGTTCCTGTTACATTTACACATTTCTGGGCACAAAGACATGATCTTATACAGCCCCACCTTTGCCGACTTCTGAAAGCAACTGAAGTTTTGCAGTAATTATAGATGACTGTTTTCATTCAGACTGTTTTTGTTCAAGCAAGTGATATCTGACAGTTAAGCAGAATGAAAGGTTTAATATCAGCTGGTACAATGTATTCCAGGACAAAGCATGTCAGACATTGTAGCAGATTGTAGACTAGATGTCAGACAGATTCATGGTTGCCCGTATCGCTCAGGTGTCGGCAGTTTGTGGAGATGGTGAACGGTACAGACAGTGAGGTACGATGCTTTAGTGTCCGCTCCCCCAAGTCCCAGGACAGCTACCCTGGCTCCCCCAGCCTGAGCCCCCGAAATGGAGCCACCAACCCCAATCTGCACAGTGCAGGTAAGGGAAACACACCTTCACAATTACCTATCCATCTGCCCAGTGTGTTAAAAACACAAAGGAGATAAGCAAGAGTATTGTCTATCTGTTGTATGTGTCTGTTTCACCCTGGCTCTCTGTCATCTCCAGGAGCAGACAGCCCCACATGCAGTAACGGGGTCACCCCACCCAACAAGAACAAGAGCCACAACAAGTATCCAGGCGTCagctctgcctcctcctcctcttcttcctccccttcctctgtcaATTACTCTGAGTCCAACTCCACTGACTCCACCAAGTCCCAGCCTCACAGTGGCACCAGCAACCAGGAGGAGACCAGGTGTGTGGCAAGGCAAGGGTCTATGTGTTTATTGTTTTTTAGCGTGGTTGCGTTTTTAACTGGTGTGGGAGAAAAGCAGACGATCTGCGATATTATGACAGATGACTGAACCTGTCCCTGTGTTTGTCTCCTCTGCAGTGACAGTGAGATGGAGATTGAGGCTGAGCACTACACTAACGGGGTGGCAGAGAACCCCTCTGCTCGGATCATGAATGGCACCTACAAGCACCAGGAAATCCTGCAGGCTCAGGACATCAGCCTGGGCAACGGAGTGGCAGGTACAGACGCTtgacacgtgcgcacacacatgcGCTTACTGTTTTGATTGTCAGGCGCACACACCTTGTCCCAGGTGTCAATGTCACAACCACAATGTTTTCTTGGTCACTTTTGTCTATCTCTCCGtcattctttctctccctctctctgactgtcacTGTGTGTCTGCTTTTCTCCGTTTTTCCTTTCTGGCTGGCTGGATATCTGGGGATGTGTGTTTCTAAATTGAGCTCAAACATAATCCAGTCAGGCAGATGTTTGTGTCGTCAAGGTTGCTAAATGAAATGGACAGCAGCATTTATTAATGTATTAATAGACAAGGTGTCTCACTGACATTATGAAACTTACTGAATGAAAGTGTATGTTTGTCcatatatcattttttttttgtacccATATTTTTCCAAgaaagttgactgagaacactttCATTTAGAACAACGACCTGggtaatagttacaggggagaggagggcagatgaatgagacaattgtaaactggggatgattagggggctgtgatggtatgagggccagattgggaatttagccaggacactggggttaacacccctactcttacaataattgccatgggatctttagtgaccacagtgAGTGTGTTATTATGTGAAGTGTCAAATGCACTCTGTCCATGGCTGCGCTTTGACTcttgtggctgtgtgtgtcctggtagaggatagcTGTGCCTCCAGACAGCTGTGTGGAGGGAACCAAGCAGCCACAGAGAGGATGATCCAATTTGGCCGTGAACTGCAGGGCCTCAACGAGCAGTTGTGCCGTGAATACGGCAAGAACGTCACACACAAGAAGATGCTGCAGGTACCGGGGGGTTCACACAGTAGAAGACTAGCACACTGTTTGACACTGGCTGCGTTCACACAGGCAGTCCAATTCTAGTAtttttttttccactaattggtcttttgaccaatcacatcagatattttcacatcagatattttccagagctgatctgatgaagtgaaaaaaaatatcagaatcgtactgcctgtgtaaacacagcctgtGACTTACGAATTGTAGAATTTTCAACCACCGAATGGGAAAGGTTTGGTTTATGGGTTATACTGCAGTTTACACACTACTACTTGTATATGACCATTGGAAAGCCTGTCCCTAGTATTGTTCTCTAACAATTAAGGTAGAGCCACTGAAagtgtctgttccctctgtataAGACAGACCAGTATACTGCTTCCAAATCATAGTCCTTAATGGGCTTTTACTGATCCCGCTGTTTTCTAtctcccttttttctctctcttatcTCAGGATGCCTTCAGTTTATTAGCATATTCAGATCCCTGGAACTGCCCAGTGGGGCAACAGCTAGACCCAATGCAGAGAGAGAATATCTGCTCTGCTCTTAACAGCGCCATCTTGGGTAAGGCTAAGTTTCACACACAGTACATAATGTCATGAGTTGTCCGATAAAAATAACTTTCACTCACACAAGCTATTTTTCTTTTTCTACAATACTATACTCCCAGCACCACAAAAGTAATAAGCTTGGTAGTGTGTATGTTAACTCTCTTCTAATGAATACACACGGCACATTTTCCCATGTACATGTTTGACTCAAACATGCTTTATTAGCTAATGTACACACCCCGATGTTGTCTTTTGCCCCTCAGAGTCTCAGAACTTGCCTAAGCAGCCCCCTCTGATGCTTGCTCTGGGTCAGGCCACAGAGTGTGTCCAGCTCATGGCCAGGGTCCGCTCAGGCTCCT from Oncorhynchus masou masou isolate Uvic2021 chromosome 22, UVic_Omas_1.1, whole genome shotgun sequence harbors:
- the LOC135509385 gene encoding ran-binding protein 10-like isoform X2, yielding MAELGAGSLLLGDPAFNYQEAELNERLKRLYPAVNEDETPLPRSWSPKDKYSYIGLSQNNLRVHYKGHGKNHKDAASVRATHPIPAACGIYYFEVKIVSKGRDGYMGIGLSAQGVNMNRLPGWDKHSYGYHGDDGHSFCSSGTGQPYGPTFTTGDVIGCCVNLINNTCFYTKNGISLGVAFTDLPPNLYPTVGLQTPGEIVDANFGQQPFVFDIEDYMSEWRAKIHGMIARFPIGERLGEWQAVLQNMVSTYLVHHGYCATATAFARATETLIQEDQTSIKNRQRIQKLVLAGRVGEAIEATQQLYPGLLEHNPNLLFMLKCRQFVEMVNGTDSEVRCFSVRSPKSQDSYPGSPSLSPRNGATNPNLHSAGADSPTCSNGVTPPNKNKSHNKYPGVSSASSSSSSSPSSVNYSESNSTDSTKSQPHSGTSNQEETSDSEMEIEAEHYTNGVAENPSARIMNGTYKHQEILQAQDISLGNGVAEDSCASRQLCGGNQAATERMIQFGRELQGLNEQLCREYGKNVTHKKMLQDAFSLLAYSDPWNCPVGQQLDPMQRENICSALNSAILESQNLPKQPPLMLALGQATECVQLMARVRSGSCSFARVDNFLH
- the LOC135509385 gene encoding ran-binding protein 10-like isoform X1, with translation MAELGAGSLLLGDPAFNYQEAELNERLKRLYPAVNEDETPLPRSWSPKDKYSYIGLSQNNLRVHYKGHGKNHKDAASVRATHPIPAACGIYYFEVKIVSKGRDGYMGIGLSAQGVNMNRLPGWDKHSYGYHGDDGHSFCSSGTGQPYGPTFTTGDVIGCCVNLINNTCFYTKNGISLGVAFTDLPPNLYPTVGLQTPGEIVDANFGQQPFVFDIEDYMSEWRAKIHGMIARFPIGERLGEWQAVLQNMVSTYLVHHGYCATATAFARATETLIQEDQTSIKNRQRIQKLVLAGRVGEAIEATQQLYPGLLEHNPNLLFMLKCRQFVEMVNGTDSEVRCFSVRSPKSQDSYPGSPSLSPRNGATNPNLHSAGADSPTCSNGVTPPNKNKSHNKYPGVSSASSSSSSSPSSVNYSESNSTDSTKSQPHSGTSNQEETRCVASDSEMEIEAEHYTNGVAENPSARIMNGTYKHQEILQAQDISLGNGVAEDSCASRQLCGGNQAATERMIQFGRELQGLNEQLCREYGKNVTHKKMLQDAFSLLAYSDPWNCPVGQQLDPMQRENICSALNSAILESQNLPKQPPLMLALGQATECVQLMARVRSGSCSFARVDNFLH